From the genome of Candidatus Electrothrix communis, one region includes:
- a CDS encoding ABC transporter ATP-binding protein, whose product MTSQKSEPSQEKPSLAVLLALLKPLYFQYRYRLLLGFLALLAVDFLQLTIPLYLKQTVDILKDGTATSQGLLRLGGFLLLTAAGIMILRFTWRVLIIGFSRRMEAHLRARLFAHVLAMDRSFFDQHPPGDLMAHASNDLAAVQMASGMGMVAAADALVISGAALVLMLYISPFLTLMAVLPLPLLGLSAWFLSDRLHTRFDKVQHFFGLITEFARNSMVAIRLIKGYTREGQQVRAFGELGEKYVAANLKVAVVQGLLFPVAILVGNLGMLLILYYGGKLVIKEAITLGDFVAFVHYLYMLIWPMMAVGWVTNIAQRGFTSLARINRLLTACSRVENSLHTVGANPCVRPEPPLRYTSGQAQGPAPTVPCRKKGEGEECHKEFSGRFRSNPLIALRGLNFSYPNHHKAGVSALSEIDLDLRPGILGIAGRTGSGKSTVCRLLTRQYPVSEEMLFFADQDVNSVAPALIREQISYVSQNPVLFSSTVAENISLAAPDASQEEIENVARLAAIHTEILAMENGYQTRVGERGLRLSGGQKQRLAIARALLADRPVLIIDDALSALDVETEQQVFAGIRARVTGKIVLIVSHRLKLLSGTDQVLLLDQGKAVALEHHEHLLLHNDFYQAMAEKQQGRGR is encoded by the coding sequence ATGACCTCACAAAAATCGGAGCCATCCCAAGAAAAACCCTCCCTTGCCGTCCTCCTGGCCCTTCTCAAGCCTCTTTATTTTCAATACCGCTATCGGCTGTTGCTCGGTTTTCTCGCCCTGCTGGCAGTGGATTTTTTGCAGTTGACCATCCCTCTCTACCTGAAGCAGACCGTTGATATTCTGAAAGACGGCACGGCCACCTCGCAAGGGCTTCTGCGTCTTGGGGGCTTTCTCCTTCTCACAGCGGCAGGTATCATGATTCTCCGTTTTACCTGGCGGGTTCTGATTATCGGTTTTTCCCGGCGCATGGAGGCACACCTGCGTGCTCGTCTCTTTGCTCATGTCCTTGCCATGGACAGATCCTTTTTTGATCAACATCCTCCGGGAGATCTCATGGCCCATGCCTCCAATGATTTGGCCGCTGTTCAGATGGCCAGTGGGATGGGCATGGTTGCTGCTGCCGATGCCTTGGTGATTTCAGGGGCTGCGTTGGTGCTGATGTTATATATCAGCCCCTTTCTCACCCTGATGGCGGTTCTTCCTCTGCCTCTTTTGGGCCTCAGTGCTTGGTTTCTCTCTGATAGGCTGCATACCCGTTTTGATAAGGTGCAGCATTTTTTCGGCCTGATTACGGAGTTCGCCCGTAACAGCATGGTTGCTATCCGCCTGATCAAGGGCTATACCAGGGAAGGGCAGCAGGTCAGGGCCTTTGGCGAGCTGGGAGAAAAATATGTTGCTGCCAACCTCAAGGTGGCTGTGGTGCAGGGCCTGCTTTTCCCAGTGGCAATCCTGGTGGGTAACCTGGGCATGCTGCTGATTCTGTATTACGGCGGGAAATTGGTGATCAAAGAGGCGATAACGCTCGGTGATTTTGTTGCCTTTGTTCACTATCTCTATATGCTGATTTGGCCCATGATGGCAGTGGGCTGGGTAACCAATATTGCCCAACGAGGGTTTACCTCGCTGGCCAGGATTAATCGTCTGTTAACAGCCTGTTCCCGAGTTGAGAACAGTCTCCATACCGTAGGAGCGAACCCCTGTGTTCGCCCTGAACCTCCCTTGCGGTATACAAGCGGGCAGGCACAGGGGCCTGCCCCTACAGTTCCGTGTCGAAAAAAAGGGGAAGGGGAGGAGTGCCATAAAGAGTTTTCAGGACGATTTAGATCGAATCCCCTAATTGCCCTGAGGGGATTGAATTTTTCCTATCCTAACCATCATAAGGCTGGAGTTTCTGCCTTGTCAGAGATTGATTTGGATTTACGACCTGGTATTCTCGGTATTGCGGGCAGGACAGGCTCGGGAAAGTCCACCGTATGCCGCCTGCTGACCAGGCAGTATCCGGTCTCGGAGGAGATGCTTTTCTTTGCTGATCAGGACGTGAATAGCGTTGCTCCGGCCTTGATTCGGGAGCAGATCAGTTATGTGAGCCAAAATCCGGTTCTTTTTTCCAGCACGGTTGCGGAAAATATCAGTCTTGCGGCCCCTGATGCCTCGCAGGAGGAGATTGAGAATGTTGCCCGATTAGCGGCTATCCACACGGAAATCCTTGCCATGGAAAACGGGTATCAGACCAGAGTCGGCGAGCGAGGCCTGCGTCTTTCCGGGGGCCAGAAACAGCGTCTGGCCATTGCCCGAGCCCTGTTGGCTGACAGGCCGGTTCTGATTATTGACGATGCCCTCTCTGCCCTGGACGTGGAGACCGAACAACAGGTCTTTGCCGGTATTCGTGCCCGTGTCACGGGCAAGATTGTCCTCATTGTTTCTCATCGCCTGAAGCTTTTATCCGGCACAGATCAGGTCCTTCTGCTTGATCAGGGCAAGGCTGTGGCCTTGGAGCACCATGAGCACCTCTTGCTGCACAATGATTTTTATCAGGCTATGGCTGAGAAGCAGCAGGGGAGGGGCCGATAA
- a CDS encoding ABC transporter ATP-binding protein — MHNFGYFEEGRVGKVSDVRIWQRILSYCRPHKLGIFSSIFLSLLITCATLALPRLMQLGIDRYIAVADQDTAVRLAGLANLAFIYGGAVLLAFAAGFIQVVLLEYIGQSIMHRLRNDLYQHILGLDLAFFHRHPVGRLVTRLTNDIQNMHEMFTSVMVTLFNDLLKLVGILVVLSFINLRLAAVMALFLPLALTVTLFFSRLAREQFRAVRSQLAVVNSFLQENISAVTLVQLYGRELASRTRFNVLNHEFMQRSLAQVRLFGFFMPLSEFLSSLAMAVILWYGGGEVLKRQLTIGELVAFFSYMRLFFQPMRDLSQKYSIVQSALASAERIFQLLDKGSSIHSPKDPLCIDSVKGEIRFEQVGFSYEEDQGDGEEGNEQDGQQEGEQGGQGVLWDINLQIRAGETLALVGSTGAGKSTLISLLVRFYDPSQGKIFLDGHDLRDFAVSDLRRKIGLVLQEVLIEPDTVLANIRLETGMERAAVEAMLAETGMDVFIQRLPQGLDTRIGEGGLDLSSGEKQLLAFARILCRDPAVLILDEATSSVDTEAENLLEKAVEASFAGRTSIIIAHRLSTVRRADRIVVMDQGRIAEQGSHEELMAREGLYANLIALDLQADTAD; from the coding sequence ATGCATAATTTTGGTTATTTTGAAGAGGGCCGTGTCGGTAAGGTCTCTGATGTTCGTATATGGCAGCGGATTCTCAGCTATTGCCGACCCCATAAGCTGGGTATTTTTTCCAGTATTTTTCTGTCTCTCCTTATCACTTGTGCAACCCTTGCTCTGCCGCGCCTGATGCAGTTGGGTATAGATAGGTATATTGCTGTTGCTGATCAGGACACGGCGGTTCGTCTGGCTGGTTTGGCAAACCTGGCATTCATTTACGGCGGGGCTGTGCTCCTCGCTTTTGCTGCCGGATTTATTCAGGTCGTGTTGTTGGAGTACATCGGCCAGTCGATCATGCATCGCCTGCGTAATGATCTGTATCAGCATATCCTCGGGCTTGATCTGGCCTTTTTTCATCGACATCCTGTTGGGCGGCTTGTTACACGGTTGACCAATGATATTCAGAATATGCACGAGATGTTCACCTCAGTGATGGTGACCCTTTTTAATGATCTTCTGAAACTCGTGGGCATCCTTGTGGTCCTGTCGTTTATCAACCTCCGTCTAGCTGCGGTGATGGCACTTTTTTTGCCCCTTGCCCTGACAGTAACCCTGTTTTTTTCCCGCCTTGCCCGAGAGCAGTTTCGGGCTGTGCGCAGTCAGTTGGCTGTTGTGAATTCCTTTCTCCAGGAAAATATCTCAGCTGTGACCCTCGTCCAGCTTTACGGAAGGGAGCTGGCCAGCAGGACTCGCTTTAACGTGCTGAATCATGAATTCATGCAGCGAAGCTTGGCACAGGTTCGCCTCTTTGGTTTTTTTATGCCTCTGAGCGAATTCCTCTCCTCTCTTGCCATGGCGGTGATCCTCTGGTACGGAGGTGGCGAGGTGCTGAAGCGTCAGCTGACCATAGGAGAACTCGTGGCCTTTTTTTCCTATATGCGCTTGTTTTTTCAGCCTATGCGCGACCTTTCTCAGAAATACTCCATTGTTCAGTCAGCTCTTGCCTCGGCAGAACGGATTTTTCAACTGCTTGATAAGGGGAGCAGTATCCATTCCCCCAAAGATCCTCTCTGTATTGATTCGGTTAAGGGGGAGATTCGCTTTGAGCAGGTTGGCTTTTCTTATGAAGAGGATCAGGGAGACGGAGAAGAAGGTAATGAGCAGGATGGGCAGCAGGAGGGGGAGCAGGGCGGACAAGGCGTACTCTGGGATATTAATTTGCAGATCAGGGCTGGAGAAACCCTGGCCCTGGTCGGATCCACCGGGGCAGGCAAGTCCACCCTTATCAGCCTGTTGGTCCGGTTTTATGATCCGAGCCAGGGAAAAATTTTTCTTGATGGGCATGATCTGAGAGATTTTGCGGTCTCGGATCTGCGCCGGAAGATCGGATTGGTGTTGCAGGAGGTTTTGATTGAACCGGATACGGTGTTGGCTAATATCAGGCTGGAAACAGGTATGGAGCGGGCTGCGGTTGAAGCAATGCTTGCGGAGACCGGCATGGATGTCTTTATCCAACGGTTACCGCAGGGGTTGGATACTCGGATCGGGGAGGGCGGACTTGATCTCTCTTCCGGAGAAAAACAGCTCCTTGCCTTTGCCCGCATTTTATGCCGGGACCCGGCAGTGCTTATCCTGGACGAGGCCACCTCTTCGGTGGACACCGAGGCGGAAAATTTGCTGGAGAAGGCTGTGGAGGCAAGCTTTGCAGGCCGTACCTCCATTATCATTGCCCATCGCCTTTCCACTGTGCGGCGGGCCGATCGTATTGTGGTTATGGACCAGGGGCGGATTGCGGAGCAGGGCAGTCATGAGGAGCTGATGGCTCGGGAAGGGCTTTATGCCAATCTTATTGCTCTTGATTTGCAGGCGGATACGGCAGACTGA
- a CDS encoding J domain-containing protein — MYLARRFRDNRVYYLLRESFLDNGIYRNRDLLELGEDPGRFFVYPGGFSFYIDDLIFTRLQETGIAADYDTVESLFMPFLDPEIRARLDSFSGRGQGGRSWKPPDKEERQHILANTHIFDRRRIHFLRFGQVDQRDVDRSPSLFRTLLHKSRDELEQLMLEREQYLSPDEYKAYIFTIFDLQRHFNGAFARAMPYALDNDQLDGYFLKELCRLDQDRLFWQGLERDDDLVSYMIRYVIMFFDYSFPQTGPGPDPARSSFGRQQQARPHKPQRPHMAQKEAASIFGVGPAALDAMSKAELTRLYRQKAQELHPDKGGEHEEFIALTTAYNELLRNKPE, encoded by the coding sequence ATGTATCTTGCTCGTCGTTTTCGCGATAACCGGGTGTATTATCTCCTGCGCGAGTCTTTTCTTGATAACGGGATATACCGGAATCGGGATTTGCTTGAGCTCGGAGAGGATCCAGGGAGGTTTTTTGTCTATCCTGGGGGCTTCTCATTTTATATTGATGACCTGATTTTTACGCGTTTGCAGGAGACCGGAATCGCAGCTGATTACGATACGGTTGAGTCGCTTTTTATGCCCTTTCTTGATCCAGAGATTCGGGCACGCCTTGATTCTTTTTCTGGAAGAGGGCAGGGGGGGAGAAGCTGGAAGCCCCCGGATAAAGAGGAGCGACAGCATATTCTTGCCAACACCCATATCTTTGACAGGAGAAGGATCCATTTTCTCCGCTTTGGTCAGGTTGATCAGCGGGACGTGGATCGCTCTCCCTCTTTATTCAGAACCCTCCTCCATAAATCCCGTGATGAACTTGAGCAGCTCATGCTTGAACGGGAACAATACCTCTCTCCTGACGAATATAAGGCCTATATCTTCACGATCTTCGACTTGCAGCGCCATTTTAACGGGGCTTTTGCTCGGGCAATGCCCTATGCTTTGGATAATGACCAGCTTGATGGGTATTTCCTCAAAGAACTCTGTCGACTGGATCAGGACCGCCTTTTTTGGCAGGGGCTGGAGAGAGATGATGATCTGGTTTCGTATATGATCCGCTATGTGATCATGTTCTTTGATTACTCTTTCCCGCAGACCGGGCCTGGGCCAGATCCTGCACGCAGCTCTTTCGGGCGTCAGCAGCAGGCTAGGCCGCATAAACCGCAACGGCCTCATATGGCGCAAAAAGAGGCTGCGAGTATTTTCGGAGTTGGTCCGGCTGCACTGGATGCCATGAGCAAGGCTGAACTCACCCGGTTATATCGTCAAAAGGCCCAGGAATTGCACCCGGATAAAGGGGGTGAGCATGAGGAATTTATCGCCCTGACCACCGCCTATAATGAATTGCTCCGCAATAAGCCTGAGTAA
- a CDS encoding response regulator, whose translation MRNILIIDDDEQMRNLLCRAMEYAGFEVEAAADGRKGLRLFEKNAYDLVITDLIMPEQEGMETITFLRKKYPDIKIIAISGGGRIGPETYLPAALELGANAAFAKPFPIDDLINAVRKLLDVT comes from the coding sequence ATGCGAAACATACTGATTATAGATGATGATGAACAAATGCGTAATCTGCTCTGTCGGGCTATGGAGTATGCCGGATTCGAGGTGGAGGCTGCTGCTGACGGAAGGAAAGGCCTGCGCTTATTCGAGAAAAATGCCTATGATTTGGTGATTACGGATTTGATTATGCCGGAACAGGAAGGGATGGAAACTATTACCTTTCTCCGTAAAAAATACCCCGACATCAAGATTATAGCTATCTCCGGGGGAGGGCGTATAGGGCCGGAAACGTATTTGCCAGCAGCCTTGGAGCTCGGTGCAAATGCCGCCTTTGCCAAGCCCTTTCCCATTGATGATCTGATCAATGCTGTCAGAAAATTACTCGATGTAACCTGA